The Thermodesulfovibrionales bacterium genomic sequence TCTTCTGAAACCGGCTCGAACATGCTCTACATAGATAACTGCAATATAATGGATGGCTCCGGCAATTGCACTCAGCCTCTCATTAAGGGGACATTCGACAATCCTCGTACCGTCAGTATCGACGGCGCACTTACTGTTACAGGAACTATCACGTCCATGGCAGGAGGCTCCTCTGGCAGCACTTACTTTGGTCAGGGTGCTGGGAACATTGGCTGGTTCGAGACCTTTGTAGGTAACGGTGCTGGACACTCTACCACCACAGGCGAAGGCAATAGCTTCATCGGCTCTAACGCCGGTAATTCCAACACTCAAGGAGAAGGGAACAGTTTCTTCGGTGCCGGTGCTGGTGAAGATAACAAGACAGGCTCTCAGAACACCTATATCGGTAGTGGAACTGCCCTTAATCACACCTCAGGCGACAACAACACTTTTTTAGGCTGGGGCGCTGGAAGTTGCGTGGACCCGAACACCACCGGCTCCGGCAATGTGTTTCTGGGTTATCAGGCGGGCTGTAGCGAGACTGGATCAAATAAGCTCTATATCGACAACTGTTATACCGGCAGTTCCGGTGGTTATTGCGCTCAACCTCTTATTAAAGGTGATTTTCAAGCCCGTTCTGTGAAGATCGATGGGACTCTGACCATGGTGACGGTGGCTACGCCGTCTGACAGGCGCTATAAGAAAGAGATCCATCCCCTTGAATCGTCCCTCGACAAGGTTCTCCGCATGCAAGGGGTGAGCTTTGAATGGGATAGGGAAAAGGTCTATGGGGCAGGTTACAGGAGCGGCAGGCAGATCGGACTGATAGCCCAGGAGGTAGAGAAGGTGCTTCCGGAACTAGTGCAGACAGATGACGAGGGGTACAAGACGCTCTCCTATGACAAAGTCACCCCGGTGCTCGTAGAGGCAATTAAGGAACAGCAAAAGCAGATCAAGGAGAGGGACGCTCGTATCGAACGGCTTGAAGAAGAGCTGGCGAAGATGGAGCGGCGTCTGGCATCCCTTGAAACCTCGGCAAACACGGTCGCAATGAAATAAAGAGATACGGGGAGTTAAGGGGCGGTGGAGGGATTCTTCTTATCCCTCGCTCTTTCTGCATTACCCTCTACATTAAAATTGACCGCACTCGATATATCTCCTTGTTAACGTAATTCAAAACTAAAGCTGGACGGCGTGACACCCCCGCCACCTGGAAGAGGGGTTCCCCCAGGATCGCAAGTGAGATCACCGAATAGAAGAAGCTGACTCGGTAAATTTCCCGAGAACGCGAACAAGCCTGCGGAGTAAGTCTGAAATCGAAACTTTGCGTCACCAAGGGTTACGTCTATGACGCAATGATTAATGGTTTGGTTGCCCGATTCGATTTGGAAGTAGGTCATGAAAGCGTGGCCCATTTCAACGGATGTGCTTCCGTTCTTATAAATCAATGTTCCGTCAGTATAGCCGGATTTTCCATAGCTCGGG encodes the following:
- a CDS encoding tail fiber domain-containing protein; its protein translation is SSETGSNMLYIDNCNIMDGSGNCTQPLIKGTFDNPRTVSIDGALTVTGTITSMAGGSSGSTYFGQGAGNIGWFETFVGNGAGHSTTTGEGNSFIGSNAGNSNTQGEGNSFFGAGAGEDNKTGSQNTYIGSGTALNHTSGDNNTFLGWGAGSCVDPNTTGSGNVFLGYQAGCSETGSNKLYIDNCYTGSSGGYCAQPLIKGDFQARSVKIDGTLTMVTVATPSDRRYKKEIHPLESSLDKVLRMQGVSFEWDREKVYGAGYRSGRQIGLIAQEVEKVLPELVQTDDEGYKTLSYDKVTPVLVEAIKEQQKQIKERDARIERLEEELAKMERRLASLETSANTVAMK